In Solanum pennellii chromosome 7, SPENNV200, the following are encoded in one genomic region:
- the LOC107024496 gene encoding purine permease 3-like, which yields MTIQEDSSRTKKFLLAINCIILAIGNCGGPLITRLYFLKGGERIWLSSWLETVGWPIVLIPLSFSYFNRRELSDNDNDNNNNNTKFILMTPRIFVASIGIGILTGFDNYLYAYGVAKLPVSTSALLIASQLAFTAGFAFLLVKQKFTSYSINSIFLLTLGAVVLALHANGDRPNGESRKEYILGFIMTLGAAALYGLILPLFELLYKKAKQGITYTLVMEIQAVYCIFSTVVCTIGMIINKDFQAMSREAKSFELGEARYYIVIIWSAILWQCFFLGAIGVIYFSSSLVSGILITVLLPVTEILGVVFYGEKFTPEKGVSLVLSIWGFISYLYGDIKASKKKKENQSQEQEMIEKINCTP from the exons atgacgATTCAAGAAGATTCATCGAGAACGAAGAAGTTTCTACTAGctataaattgtataattttagCTATAGGAAATTGTGGTGGCCCTTTAATCACCCGTCTTTATTTTCTCAAAGGAGGTGAAAGAATTTGGCTATCAAGTTGGTTAGAAACGGTTGGTTGGCCAATTGTTCTCATCCCTCTATCTTTCTCTTACTTCAACCGTCGTGAATTATCTGATAACGATAAcgataacaataacaataatacaaAATTCATTTTGATGACTCCTAGGATCTTTGTAGCGAGTATCGGGATTGGGATCCTGACTGGATTTGATAATTATCTCTACGCTTATGGCGTGGCTAAATTACCTGTGTCCACGTCAGCACTTCTCATAGCTTCTCAACTTGCTTTTACCGCGGGCTTTGCTTTCCTTCTTGTAAAGCAAAAGTTCACGTCCTACTCAATCAACTCGATTTTTCTACTGACACTTGGCGCGGTGGTATTGGCCCTCCACGCGAACGGTGACCGACCCAACGGGGAGTCTAGAAAGGAGTATATTCTAGGGTTTATCATGACACTTGGAGCTGCAGCTTTGTATGGACTTATTTTGCCTTTGTTTGAGTTGTTGTACAAAAAGGCAAAACAAGGAATCACTTACACACTTGTTATGGAGATTCAAGCTGTCTATTGCATTTTTTCTACTGTGGTTTGCACAATTGGGATGATAATAAACAAGGACTTTCAG GCAATGTCAAGGGAGGCAAAATCATTTGAACTTGGAGAAGCTagatattatattgttataataTGGTCAGCAATACTTTGGCAATGTTTTTTCTTAGGTGCCATTggagttatttatttttcatcatcatTAGTCTCTGGCATTTTAATTACTGTTTTACTTCCTGTTACTGAAATATTAGGTGTTGTTTTTTATGGTGAAAAATTTACACCAGAAAAAGGTGTTTCTCTTGTACTTTCTATATGGGGTTTTATTTCTTACCTATATGGTGATATTAAAGCTagcaaaaagaagaaagaaaatcaatcacaagaacaagaGATGATTGAGAAAATTAATTGTACTCCATGA